The proteins below are encoded in one region of Triticum aestivum cultivar Chinese Spring chromosome 1B, IWGSC CS RefSeq v2.1, whole genome shotgun sequence:
- the LOC123110638 gene encoding probable protein phosphatase 2C 47, whose translation MVAEAEVMHQQPAPVLEVQYRACVAKGVGMSAVAVPEVEVEVEVAVELPRMGLANTDGATSVSAETLQFVPNIRSGSFADIGPRRYMEDEHIRIDDLSAHLGSLLVCPLPSAFYGVFDGHGGPDAAAYMKRHAMRFLFEDREFPQALQVDDIFLQSVEECIRSAFLQADLALADNLDISRSSGTTALAALIFGRQLLVANTGDCRAVLCRRGIAMEMSRDHRANYAEECERVAASGGYIEDGYLNGVLSVTRALGDWDMKMPDCSTSPLIAEPEFQQATLSEDDEFLIMGCDGIWDVMTSQHAVSVVRHGLRQHDDPERCARELVMEAKRLETADNLTVIVVCFGSELGSPPPPPAVAAARPRSCKGLSAEALCNLRSWLEADR comes from the exons atggtggccgaggcggaggtgATGCATCAGCAGCCGGCGCCGGTTCTGGAGGTGCAGTACCGCGCGTGTGTCGCCAAGGGGGTCGGGATGTCGGCGGTCGCCgtgccggaggtggaggtggaggtcgaGGTCGCCGTCGAGCTGCCTCGCATG GGATTGGCGAACACCGATGGTGCGACGAGCGTGTCCGCTGAAACCCTACAGTTTGTACCCAATATTCGGTCTGGAAGCTTTGCTGATATCGGACCTAGGAGGTACATGGAAGATGAACACATCCGGATAGATGATCTTTCAGCCCATCTTGGCTCGCTGTTGGTTTGCCCACTACCTAGTGCCTTCTATGGG GTGTTTGATGGCCATGGGGGTCCTGATGCTGCAGCCTACATGAAAAGACATGCCATGAGGTTCTTGTTTGAGGATAGAGAGTTCCCACAAGCATTGCAAGTGGATGATATATTCCTTCAATCCGTTGAGGAATGTATTCGCAGCGCGTTCCTGCAAGCCGACCTTGCGCTGGCTGATAATCTAGACATCAGCCGCTCCTCCGGAACTACAGCACTCGCAGCATTAATCTTTGGGAG GCAACTGTTGGTTGCGAACACCGGTGACTGCCGAGCGGTCCTTTGCCGGAGAGGCATAGCGATGGAGATGTCCCGAGACCACAGGGCAAACTACGCCGAGGAGTGCGAGAGGGTGGCCGCCTCCGGCGGGTACATCGAGGACGGGTACCTCAACGGGGTGCTCTCGGTGACGCGTGCCCTGGGCGACTGGGACATGAAGATGCCTGACTGCTCCACGTCGCCCCTCATCGCGGAGCCCGAGTTCCAGCAGGCGACGCTGAGCGAGGACGACGAGTTCCTCATCATGGGGTGCGACGGGATCTGGGACGTGATGACGAGCCAGCACGCGGTGAGCGTGGTCCGGCACGGCCTGCGGCAGCACGACGACCCCGAGCGGTGCGCGCGGGAGCTCGTCATGGAGGCGAAGCGGCTCGAGACGGCCGACAACCTCACCGTCATTGTGGTGTGCTTTGGGTCGGAGCtcgggtccccgccgccgccccccgctgtGGCGGCGGCGAGGCCGAGGAGCTGCAAGGGCCTGTCGGCGGAGGCCCTGTGCAACCTGAGGAGCTGGCTGGAGGCTGACCGCTAG
- the LOC123110627 gene encoding putative RNA polymerase II subunit B1 CTD phosphatase RPAP2 homolog isoform X1 — protein MATAAAAKPAARTTVNVARAVYRVQLALLDGAAASNEPLLHAAAAVLSRADYDDVVTERSIAEACGHPACTSSLPDPANPKAAPRFHISLREHRVYDLEEARKFCSERCLVASAAFAASLPPDRPFGIPPNRLDALVALFESSGDGPGLGFRADSGKKEDEGRKVEIVEKETPGPGEVTLQEWIGPSGAIEGYVPRHHPIHEGPMPQAKQGKASRAELSGNKNVDSGAAVLGEHSMEVSSSSVEAQVGSEDIAKKIDGMVLHENTKMKKKDADKTLSKIFQQDEDTDMLLPCITDSIAKQLEHVILEERSDKKKKKSTRASSRACKSKPTRKPAGSNGHEVGFTSTIIMGDPASVKMDQGALGQYDFASSILIDNQPSSSQYTVRDSMHTYTEQLHKEFSKAVDLEKNETSDEKVSAALKSSLKAVGSKNRSQSVTWADDNGSILEASKAYDIDSDAKNLSMEDIDSSLRRESAEACAAALIEAAGAISSGTSEVEDAVSKAGIIILPDMLHQKQFKNVHGEDTVEKVVSETDGDVVKWPTKTVLLDTDMFEVDDSWHDTPPEGFSLTLSAFATMWTTIFGWISRSSLAYVYMLDDSSVEEMLISKGREYPEKRVSKDSQSSEIKRALASCISNALPVLVSNMRMHTPVSKLETTLGYLIDTMSLVDALPALRSRQWQLLVLVLLDALSVHRLPALAPVISDSKLVQKILNSAQVSREEYDSMVDLILPFGRSGETHMSS, from the exons ATGGCGACGGCCGCCGCCGCAAAGCCGGCGGCGAGGACGACGGTGAACGTGGCCAGGGCCGTGTACCGCGTGCAGCTGGCCCTCCTCGACGGCGCGGCGGCCTCCAACGAGCCCCTACTCCACGCGGCCGCCGCGGTCCTCTCCCGCGCCGACTACGACGACGTCGTCACCGAGCGCTCCATCGCCGAGGCGTGCGGCCACCCCGCGTGCACCAGCTCCCTCCCCGACCCCGCCAACCCCAAGGCGGCGCCGCGGTTCCACATCTCCCTCCGCGAGCACCGCGTCTACGACCTCGAGGAGGCCCGCAAGTTCTGCTCCGAGCGCTGCCTCGTTGCCTCCGCGGCCTTCGCGGCGTCGCTCCCGCCCGACCGCCCCTTCGGGATCCCGCCCAACAGGCTGGACGCCCTGGTCGCGCTCTTCGAAAGCAGCGGGGACGGGCCGGGGCTAGGGTTTCGTGCGGACAGCGGGAAGAAGGAGGACGAAGGGAGGAAGGTGGAGATTGTGGAGAAGGAGACGCCTGGGCCTGGGGAGGTGACGCTGCAGGAGTGGATTGGGCCGTCGGGCGCCATTGAGGGCTATGTGCCCCGCCATCACCCCATTCATGAAG GGCCAATGCCACAGGCTAAACAGGGCAAAGCTAGTAGAGCTGAGCTGTCTGGGAATAAGAATGTGGATTCTGGGGCTGCTGTTCTTGGCGAACATAGCATGGAAGTTTCATCTTCTTCAGTTGAAGCACAAGTGGGCTCTGAAGATATAGCTAAAAAAATTGATGGCATGGTCCTTCATGAGAacacaaaaatgaagaaaaaagacGCAGATAAAACCCTATCAAAGATTTTCCAACAGGATGAAGATACAGATATGTTATTGCCTTGCATAACTGATTCCATTGCGAAGCAACTAGAGCATGTAATTTTGGAAGAGAGAAgtgacaagaagaaaaagaaatcaaCTAGAGCATCATCAAGGGCATGCAAGAGTAAGCCTACAAGAAAACCTGCTGGAAGTAATGGCCATGAAGTAGGCTTTACTAGTACAATCATTATGGGGGATCCTGCTTCGGTAAAGATGGATCAAGGGGCTTTGGGTCAATATGACTTTGCAAGTTCCATCCTCATAGATAATCAGCCCTCATCATCTCAATACACAGTAAGAGATTCAATGCATACTTACACTGAACAACTACACAAAGAATTCAGTAAAGCAGTGGACCTTGAAAAAAATGAGACAAGTGACGAGAAAGTTAGTGCTGCACTAAAATCTTCACTGAAGGCTGTAGGGTCTAAGAACAGAAGTCAGTCTGTGACATGGGCAGATGATAATGGGAGCATCTTAGAAGCAAGCAAAGCATATGACATCGATTCAGATGCTAAAAATCTATCTATGGAGGACATTGACAGTTCACTAAGGCGTGAATCCGCAGAGGCTTGCGCAGCTGCCCTTATTGAAGCTGCAGGAGCTATTTCTTCAGGCACATCAGAAGTGGAAGATGCAG TTTCCAAGGCAGGGATCATCATATTGCCTGACATGCTTCACCAGAAACAGTTCAAGAATGTCCATGGCGAAGATACAGTGGAAAAGGTAGTATCTGAAACAGATGGTGATGTTGTGAAGTGGCCAACAAAGACTGTGCTTCTGGACACTGACATGTTTGAAGTCGATGATTCTTGGCACGACACACCACCAGAAGGTTTCAGTTTAACA CTGTCTGCTTTTGCAACAATGTGGACCACAATATTTGGATGGATATCCCGGTCATCTTTGGCCTATGTATACATGCTTGATGACAGTTCTGTGGAAGAAATGTTGATTTCTAAAGGGAGAGAGTATCCTGAGAAGCGAGTTTCGAAAGATAGCCAATCATCTGAAATTAAAAGAGCTTTAGCTTCTTGCATTTCTAATGCACTGCCGGTACTTGTATCAAACATGAGGATGCATACCCCAGTTTCAAAGTTGGAGACTACTCTG GGATACTTGATTGACACAATGTCACTTGTTGACGCACTGCCTGCTCTGAGATCAAGGCAATGGCAGCTGCTGGTTCTTGTTCTGCTCGATGCACTCTCTGTGCACCGGCTTCCTGCTCTTGCTCCAGTGATCTCAGACTCAAAGCTTGTGCAGAAG ATCCTAAACTCGGCTCAGGTTAGCAGAGAGGAGTACGACTCCATGGTCGACCTCATCCTCCCTTTTGGAAGATCTGGCGAGACGCACATGTCAAGTTAA
- the LOC123110627 gene encoding putative RNA polymerase II subunit B1 CTD phosphatase RPAP2 homolog isoform X2: protein MATAAAAKPAARTTVNVARAVYRVQLALLDGAAASNEPLLHAAAAVLSRADYDDVVTERSIAEACGHPACTSSLPDPANPKAAPRFHISLREHRVYDLEEARKFCSERCLVASAAFAASLPPDRPFGIPPNRLDALVALFESSGDGPGLGFRADSGKKEDEGRKVEIVEKETPGPGEVTLQEWIGPSGAIEGYVPRHHPIHEGPMPQAKQGKASRAELSGNKNVDSGAAVLGEHSMEVSSSSVEAQVGSEDIAKKIDGMVLHENTKMKKKDADKTLSKIFQQDEDTDMLLPCITDSIAKQLEHVILEERSDKKKKKSTRASSRACKSKPTRKPAGSNGHEVGFTSTIIMGDPASVKMDQGALGQYDFASSILIDNQPSSSQYTVRDSMHTYTEQLHKEFSKAVDLEKNETSDEKVSAALKSSLKAVGSKNRSQSVTWADDNGSILEASKAYDIDSDAKNLSMEDIDSSLRRESAEACAAALIEAAGAISSGTSEVEDAVSKAGIIILPDMLHQKQFKNVHGEDTVEKVVSETDGDVVKWPTKTVLLDTDMFEVDDSWHDTPPEGFSLTLSAFATMWTTIFGWISRSSLAYVYMLDDSSVEEMLISKGREYPEKRVSKDSQSSEIKRALASCISNALPVLVSNMRMHTPVSKLETTLAY from the exons ATGGCGACGGCCGCCGCCGCAAAGCCGGCGGCGAGGACGACGGTGAACGTGGCCAGGGCCGTGTACCGCGTGCAGCTGGCCCTCCTCGACGGCGCGGCGGCCTCCAACGAGCCCCTACTCCACGCGGCCGCCGCGGTCCTCTCCCGCGCCGACTACGACGACGTCGTCACCGAGCGCTCCATCGCCGAGGCGTGCGGCCACCCCGCGTGCACCAGCTCCCTCCCCGACCCCGCCAACCCCAAGGCGGCGCCGCGGTTCCACATCTCCCTCCGCGAGCACCGCGTCTACGACCTCGAGGAGGCCCGCAAGTTCTGCTCCGAGCGCTGCCTCGTTGCCTCCGCGGCCTTCGCGGCGTCGCTCCCGCCCGACCGCCCCTTCGGGATCCCGCCCAACAGGCTGGACGCCCTGGTCGCGCTCTTCGAAAGCAGCGGGGACGGGCCGGGGCTAGGGTTTCGTGCGGACAGCGGGAAGAAGGAGGACGAAGGGAGGAAGGTGGAGATTGTGGAGAAGGAGACGCCTGGGCCTGGGGAGGTGACGCTGCAGGAGTGGATTGGGCCGTCGGGCGCCATTGAGGGCTATGTGCCCCGCCATCACCCCATTCATGAAG GGCCAATGCCACAGGCTAAACAGGGCAAAGCTAGTAGAGCTGAGCTGTCTGGGAATAAGAATGTGGATTCTGGGGCTGCTGTTCTTGGCGAACATAGCATGGAAGTTTCATCTTCTTCAGTTGAAGCACAAGTGGGCTCTGAAGATATAGCTAAAAAAATTGATGGCATGGTCCTTCATGAGAacacaaaaatgaagaaaaaagacGCAGATAAAACCCTATCAAAGATTTTCCAACAGGATGAAGATACAGATATGTTATTGCCTTGCATAACTGATTCCATTGCGAAGCAACTAGAGCATGTAATTTTGGAAGAGAGAAgtgacaagaagaaaaagaaatcaaCTAGAGCATCATCAAGGGCATGCAAGAGTAAGCCTACAAGAAAACCTGCTGGAAGTAATGGCCATGAAGTAGGCTTTACTAGTACAATCATTATGGGGGATCCTGCTTCGGTAAAGATGGATCAAGGGGCTTTGGGTCAATATGACTTTGCAAGTTCCATCCTCATAGATAATCAGCCCTCATCATCTCAATACACAGTAAGAGATTCAATGCATACTTACACTGAACAACTACACAAAGAATTCAGTAAAGCAGTGGACCTTGAAAAAAATGAGACAAGTGACGAGAAAGTTAGTGCTGCACTAAAATCTTCACTGAAGGCTGTAGGGTCTAAGAACAGAAGTCAGTCTGTGACATGGGCAGATGATAATGGGAGCATCTTAGAAGCAAGCAAAGCATATGACATCGATTCAGATGCTAAAAATCTATCTATGGAGGACATTGACAGTTCACTAAGGCGTGAATCCGCAGAGGCTTGCGCAGCTGCCCTTATTGAAGCTGCAGGAGCTATTTCTTCAGGCACATCAGAAGTGGAAGATGCAG TTTCCAAGGCAGGGATCATCATATTGCCTGACATGCTTCACCAGAAACAGTTCAAGAATGTCCATGGCGAAGATACAGTGGAAAAGGTAGTATCTGAAACAGATGGTGATGTTGTGAAGTGGCCAACAAAGACTGTGCTTCTGGACACTGACATGTTTGAAGTCGATGATTCTTGGCACGACACACCACCAGAAGGTTTCAGTTTAACA CTGTCTGCTTTTGCAACAATGTGGACCACAATATTTGGATGGATATCCCGGTCATCTTTGGCCTATGTATACATGCTTGATGACAGTTCTGTGGAAGAAATGTTGATTTCTAAAGGGAGAGAGTATCCTGAGAAGCGAGTTTCGAAAGATAGCCAATCATCTGAAATTAAAAGAGCTTTAGCTTCTTGCATTTCTAATGCACTGCCGGTACTTGTATCAAACATGAGGATGCATACCCCAGTTTCAAAGTTGGAGACTACTCTG GCTTACTAG